Proteins found in one Drosophila busckii strain San Diego stock center, stock number 13000-0081.31 chromosome 2R, ASM1175060v1, whole genome shotgun sequence genomic segment:
- the LOC108596329 gene encoding sodium channel protein 60E isoform X3: MSDDQQAAADEKVAKHQVVAYTQKSQVKHENRHIQLVREYGFHPRTKASVEDGDVLPRKFEPFPENMYGKPLEEIDTFIYEETFCVVSKRFRKNYIHRFTGTKSLFLFHPWSPWRRVCVYIATNQFFDYCVMATILFNCIFLAMTETVEEAEYIFLAIYSIEMVIKIIAKGFLLNKYTYLRNPWNWLDFVVITSGYATIGMEVGNLAGLRTFRVLRALKTVSIMPGLKTIINALLHSFRQLAEVMTLTIFCLMVFALFALQVYMGELRNKCVRTVPADWNNVSHLDWQIWVNDTDNWLYDEDELPMLCGNLTGARHCPLGFMCICVGENPNHGYTNFDNFMWSMLTTFQLITLDYWENVYNMVLATCGPMSVSFFTVVVFFGSFYLINLMLAVVALSYEEEAEITNEERKKDLLDHRDDSTFSFDPSVLNVKKLNKNSKKKLDSRKGVLLASYSKKKTRRKKVKGAKDNISTNGSNGVEQERNRSNSATPSPGPSPRHSAVERPSALTLQAQQQYQEMELQQQLVKAEPASTPPQQQKSRISFKESNVKNPNMLYPSDYKGQLMTSSRQTSSNSSGGGVNRESSQDDSGVVDDHEEQDTVNEMGHVSTVELALSPREVRIIKCNGNIARIKNHNVYALHQEFSSEVVVIDDLPDRNCDRCIHCCADYESWLQFQNCLYKVVRDPLFELAITLCIVLNTAFLAMEHHGMSESFRNALDVGNKVFTSIFTFECIVKLMALSKDFFLCGWNIFDLIIVTASLLDIIFELVDGLSVLRGLRLLRVLKLAQSWTTMKVLLSIIISTIGALGNLTLILVIVIYIFAVIGMQLFSKDYTPEKFDPDPVPRWNFNDFFHSFMMIFRILCGEWIEPLWDCMRAEEEQGASTCFAIFLPTLVMGNFMVLNLFLALLLNSFNSEELKSKKEEVGEESKLARSIERVRDLIRKKRQERKDRKERKFAEKFQQIVLEAQQAHATTVAARELEKPGLLAETKFHRLSYQESMNRPVSGSDFGFQIPLSDGLHTIVDGLEYEESEQAASQQEQQLSPQPARDCLPPTYECAMLSAASSNCNGNGNGSDHNLTPFGQAERNRLQHQISSGVGTQQNDSRDEATYTESIELRLLGQYNSTDTDPYAYAADQRSGSLARGDSLQDTDEAYLKYQKSLLTRSPSYRKSLDRLSQSSGQSQRSLLPSRSLKSEEESAMRRHSSGHSLNSISLEQDELLSQANLREELLNCDQKELFQFLQDDEQVQPSKSKLSYISNAIMHSQAHGQQEREPLMEHSEFDNIIQSFEKELEEIKRSTSSLERKICTLSEPSPAADEATKAIMEHIAVITGASERTAADEVVHPLNPYDSYDLSSVPRRSHSVSAAAQRQSVKLKRRSLEKQRKIDEDFSISNEIRKICDQIHAPFAAMEALAVAATGNAASGGHSPFMRRKTDPFSVQFDRFKRLSLIERVDELPEDDKPISTLRIESEKMPRKFLNSEKLRMDSLSLKSTNSYENLLIQKQQLCRDAVRPLSSVPATPPTSLKSSIEPPTLAQISSLKATPPLAALTEHQQHYHATNHESLAIATTAAAAAAMHPTAVSAVGASKRRSAEHPQSRLDKAASFQSARTESHSSGAADNSSSHAAGKLHLSNGQHQARAGEKTELPAEMQAASSASKPSAFTRLTEKPWHCLVSYVDDLTVGGRRNSQGAYNDPMTFPSYGQAKPPKVPDDCFPQKCYEHFYFRCPWFMSCMDTPSAKHWTRVRTAVLTVVDTPAFEWFVLVLIFASSITLCFEDIYLDSNKTLKRVLYWTNFSFCLIFVVEMVLKWLALGFSKYFTSFWTILDFIIVFVSVFSLLIEENENLKVLRSLRTLRALRPLRAISRWQGMRIVVNALMYAIPSIFNVLLVCLVFWLIFSIMGVQFFGGKFFKCVNELGELLPTTEVNDKWDCIAQNYTWINSKITFDHVGMGYLALLQVATFEGWMEVMADAVDARGVDLQPQREANLYAYIYFVIFIVCGSFFTLNLFIGVIIDNFNMLKKKYEGGVLEMFLTESQKHYYTAMKKLGRKKPQKVIKRPINHFLAMFYDLSNSRRFEIAIFVLIFLNMLTMGIEHYDQPHAVFFILEVSNAFFTTVFGLEAIVKIVGLRYHYFTVPWNVFDFLLVLASIFGILMEDIMIDLPISPTLLRVVRVFRIGRILRLIKAAKGIRKLLFALVVSLPALFNIGALLGLITFIYAILGMSLFGHVKLQGALDDMVNFQTFGRSMQLLFRLMTSAGWNDVLESLMIQPPDCDPFFNRQTNGDCGHPLLAITYFTSFIIISYMIVINMYIAIILENFNQAHQEEEIGIVEDDLEMFYIRWSKYDPHATQFIHFSQLSDFIASLDPPLGISKPNNVALVSFNLPISKGNKIHCLDILHALVKHVLGHVEETDNFKQLQEQMDVKFKKQFPTRKELEIVSSTRIWKRQEKAAKTIQTAWKEYLRHKREKERSNSGDSATQTSSPGGWQSKLSALNFFHLQVSRRGTACSSRASSRKSSRASDASDLSELAGPWLNLPLMLVSGADDVVKDIKQQSDEMGKRGSIFVEAPRANRRRSFYNFFLRHQDAVDDSLTSPSVHRKTDASAPEVIVTKPSPDQQSMPHSHAHALGLRPDNATLVHVLVHRESEEYKEEDETSLSSPGQSSMNGQASSDKPKPPQIRISTGSAESAMDSCLIPTVHIMVDSPKEPPRGDFSADNEFGYAATQPVAIDVDAPIDVNVQGDTSQVFYEYNPEPELDVVALEQGTDNANGSAANNMHR, encoded by the exons TTGCCAAACATCAAGTTGTTGCCTACACGCAAAAGTCGCAGGTCAAGCACGAGAATCGTCACATTCAATTGGTGCGCGAGTATGGCTTTCATCCGCGCACCAAGGCCTCCGTGGAGGATGGCGATGTGTTGCCTAGAAAGTTCGAGCCCTTTCCGGAGAATATGTACGGCAAGCCGCTCGAGGAGATTGACACCTTCATATACGAGGAG acattttgtgttgtgtCCAAGCGATTCCGCAAGAACTATATACACCGCTTTACAGGGACAAAGAGTTTATTCCTTTTCCATCCATGGAGTCCCTGGCGACGCGTGTGTGTCTACATTGCAACGAATCAATTCTTCGACTATTGTGTTATGGCAACCATTCTATTCAACTGCATATTCCTAGCCATGACCGAGACTGTGGAGGAAGCTGA GTACATCTTCCTAGCCATTTACTCAATTGAGATGgtaatcaaaataattgccaaaGGCTTTTTGCTCAACAAGTACACGTATTTGCGAAATCCATGGAATTGGCTGGACTTTGTGGTCATAACCAGCGGTTATGCGACCATTGGCATGGAGGTGGGCAATCTGGCGGGATTGCGGACGTTTCGCGTGCTGCGCGCACTTAAAACCGTTTCTATAATGCCTGGTTTAAAGACTATTATCAATGCATTGCTGCATTCCTTTCGCCAATTGGCTGAGGTCATGACGCTGACAATATTCTGCCTTATGGTGTTTGCGCTCTTTGCGCTACAGGTGTATATGGGTGAGCTGCGCAACAAATGCGTGCGCACTGTGCCCGCTGATTGGAATAACGTCTCGCATCTGGACTGGCAAAT TTGGGTTAACGACACGGACAATTGGCTATACGATGAGGATGAACTGCCCATGCTGTGCGGCAATTTGACTGGCGCACGTCACTGCCCTCTCGGCTTCATGTGCATATGTGTTGGCGAGAATCCCAATCATGGCTACACAAACTTTGACAACTTTATGTGGTCCATGCTAACAACTTTCCAGCTCATTACGCTGGACTACTGGGAAAATGTTTACAATATGGTGCTAGCCACTTGCGGTCCCATGAGCGTATCCTTCTTTACAGTGGTTGTATTCTTTGGCTCATTCTATTTGATTAATCTAATGCTGGCCGTAGTTGCCTTGAGCTATGAGGAAGAAGCCGAAATAACAAACGAG GAACGCAAAAAAGATTTGCTGGATCATCGCGATGATTCTACATTTAGCTTTGATCCCTCAGTGCTCAACGTCaagaaactaaataaaaacagcaagaaaaaactTGATTCACGCAAAGGTGTGTTATTGGCCTCCTATAGCAAGAAAAAGACGCGTCGAAAAAAGGTCAAAGGTGCTAAGGATAATATCAGCACCAATGGCAGCAATGGCGTTGAGCAGGAGCGTAATAGATCGAACTCGGCGACGCCTAGTCCAGGCCCTAGTCCACGTCACAGCGCTGTGGAGCGTCCTTCGGCATTAACGCTGCAGGCTCAGCAACAATACCAGGAAATggagctacagcagcagctggtgaaGGCGGAGCCAGCAAGCACAccgccgcagcaacaaaagtcacGCATAAGCTTTAAGGAGAGCAATGTAAAGAATCCCAATATGCTGTATCCTTCAGACTACAAGGGCCAGCTGATGACAAGCAGTCGTCAGACCAGCTCAAATTCCAGTGGCGGTGGTGTGAATCGCGAGTCTTCACAGGACGACTCGGGAGTTGTGGATGATCATGAGGAGCAGGATACGGTCAATGAAATGGGTCATGTATCTACAGTGGAGCTAGCGCTATCGCCACGAGAGGTGCGGATCATCAAATGCAATGGCAATATAGCGCGCATAAAGAATCATAATGTTTATGCGCTGCATCAAGAGTTCTCCTCCGAGGTGGTGGTCATAG ATGATCTACCAGATCGCAATTGCGATCGCTGCATACACTGCTGCGCCGACTATGAAAGCTGGCTGCAATTCCAAAATTGTCTTTATAAAGTGGTGCGTGATCCGCTCTTCGAACTGGCCATAACGCTCTGCATTGTGCTCAACACAGCATTTCTGGCCATGGAGCATCATGGCATGAGTGAAAGCTTTCGCAATGCGCTGGATGTGGGCAATAAG GTGTTTACATCAATCTTTACATTCGAATGCATTGTTAAACTGATGGCGCTATCAAAGGACTTTTTTCTCTGCGGTTGGaacatatttgatttgattattgTTACGGCTAGTTTACTAGATATTATATTCGAGCTTGTGGATGGTCTCAGTGTGCTGCGTGGTCTGCGCTTG TTGCGTGTTTTGAAGCTGGCACAATCTTGGACGACGATGAAGGTGCTGTTGAGCATTATTATATCAACAATTGGTGCACTCGGCAACCTCACGTTGATCCTTGTCATagtcatttatatatttgctgtcATTGGCATGCAATTATTTTCCAAAGACTATACGCCTGAGAAATTTGACCCAGACCCAGTGCCAAG ATGGAATTTCAATGATTtctttcattcattcatgATGATATTTCGCATTTTATGTGGCGAATGGATTGAGCCTCTATGGGATTGTATGCGAGCCGAGGAGGAg CAAGGTGCCTCCACATGCTTTGCCATATTTCTGCCCACTTTGGTCATGGGAAATTTTATGGTGCTCAACTTGTTCTTGGCCTTGTTGCTCAACAGCTTCAATTCCGAGGAACTCAAGTCCAAAAAAGAG GAGGTGGGCGAGGAGTCCAAGCTGGCGCGCAGCATAGAACGCGTGCGTGACTTGATAAGAAAAAAGCGGCAGGAGCGCAAGGATCGCAAGGAGCGAAAATTTGCAGAAAAGTTTCAGCAAATTGTGCTCGAGGCGCAGCAGGCGCATGCGACAACGGTGGCGGCCAGAGAGCTGGAGAAGCCTGGACTGCTGGCGGAAACTAAATTCCATAGATTGAGCTATCAG GAGTCTATGAACCGGCCAGTTTCAGGCTCGGACTTTGGCTTTCAAATTCCGCTCAGCGATGGCCTGCACACCATAGTCGATGGTCTGGAATATGAGGAGAGCGAGCAGGCGGCAAGCCAGCAGGAACAGCAGCTGTCGCCTCAGCCAGCTAGAGATTGCTTGCCGCCCACCTACGAATGCGCCATGCTGTCCGCCGCCTCGAGCAATTGCAATGGAAATGGTAATGGTAGCGATCATAATCTAACGCCCTTTGGCCAAGCGGAGCGCAATCGGCTGCAGCATCAAATCTCCTCGGGCGTGGGCACGCAGCAGAATGATTCGCGCGACGAGGCGACGTATACAGAGTCCATAGAGCTGCGTCTGCTGGGCCAGTACAATTCCACAGACACGGATCCGTATGCCTATGCGGCGGATCAGCGCAGCGGCTCCTTGGCGCGTGGCGATTCACTGCAGGACACTGACGAGGCTTATCTCAAGTATCAGAAATCGCTGTTGACGCGTTCACCCAGCTACCGCAAGTCGCTGGATCGGCTGTCGCAGTCCAGTGGGCAGTCGCAACGCTCGCTGCTGCCTTCGCGCAGTCTTAAGTCGGAGGAGGAGAGCGCCATGCGCCGGCATTCAAGCGGGCATTCATTGAACTCCATATCATTGGAGCAAGATGAGCTGCTGTCACAGGCAAATCTACGCGAGGAGCTGCTCAATTGCGATCAAAAGGAACTGTTTCAGTTTTTGCAGGACGACGAGCAAGTGCAGCCAAGCAAGTCCAAGCTCAGCTATATATCCAATGCCATAATGCACAGTCAGGCGCATGGTCAGCAGGAGCGTGAGCCGCTTATGGAGCACTCTGAATTCGATAATATTATTCAGAGCTTTGAAAAGGAGCTGGAGGAGATAAAGCGCTCAACCAGCTCGCTGGAGCGCAAGATTTGCACATTGTCTGAGCCCTCGCCCGCTGCCGATGAAGCCACCAAGGCTATAATGGAGCACATTGCTGTTATTACAGGCGCCTCGGAGCGCACAGCAGCCGATGAGGTGGTGCATCCGCTAAATCCCTATGACAGCTATGATTTGTCCAGCGTGCCGCGACGCTCGCACTCGGTCAGCGCCGCTGCACAGCGTCAGTCTGTCAAGCTCAAGCGTCGCAGCCTGGAGAAGCAGCGCAAGATCGATGAGGACTTTAGCATCTCCAATGAGATACGTAAAATCTGTGATCAAATACACGCACCCTTTGCTGCCATGGAGGCGCTAGCAGTAGCAGCCACTGGCAACGCAGCCAGTGGTGGACACTCGCCGTTCATGCGGCGCAAGACGGATCCGTTCAGTGTGCAGTTCGATCGCTTCAAGCGTCTGTCGCTCATCGAGCGCGTGGACGAGCTGCCCGAGGATGATAAGCCCATTTCCACGCTGCGCATTGAGTCGGAGAAGATGCCGCGCAAGTTTCTCAACAGCGAGAAGCTGCGCATGGACAGTCTATCGCTGAAGAGCACCAATTCGTATGAGAATCTGCTGatacagaagcagcagctctgcCGCGATGCAGTGCGTCCGCTGTCAAGTGTGCCGGCCACGCCGCCCACGTCACTCAAATCGAGCATTGAGCCGCCGACACTGGCGCAAATTTCATCGCTAAAGGCAACACCGCCGCTGGCTGCTCTAACGGAGCACCAACAGCACTATCATGCCACAAACCACGAATCACTTGCAATTGCAAccacagcagccgccgccgccgccatgcACCCAACGGCTGTGAGCGCTGTGGGCGCCTCGAAGCGTCGCAGCGCCGAGCATCCACAATCAAGACTAGACAAAGCCGCTTCCTTTCAGTCAGCGCGCACCGAGTCGCACAGCTCGGGTGCGGCAGACAACAGTTCGTCGCACGCCGCCGGCAAATTACACCTGTCCAATGGCCAACATCAAGCACGTGCTGGTGAGAAGACTGAGCTGCCAGCTGAAATGCAGGCGGCGTCAAGCGCCAGCAAACCGTCGGCGTTTACACGACTGACTGAAAAACCATGGCATTGTTTGGTTTCCTACGTAGACGATCTCACTGTCGGTGGGAGACGTAACTCGCAGGGCGCTTACAATGATCCCATGACTTTTCCCAGCTATGGACAGGCTAAGCCGCCCAAGGTGCCCGACGATTGCTTCCCGCAAAAGTGTTACGAACA CTTTTACTTTCGTTGTCCTTGGTTCATGTCCTGCATGGACACGCCAAGTGCCAAGCATTGGACGCGCGTTAGGACGGCAGTCTTGACGGTTGTCGATACTCCAGCCTTTGAGTGGTTTGTGCTAGTGTTGATCTTTGCGTCGAGTATTACGCTCTGCTTCGAGGACATTTACTTGGACAGCAACAAGACGCTGAAGCGCGTGCTCTACTGGACTAACTTCAGCTTCTGCCTGATCTTCGTTGTGGAAATGGTGCTCAAGTGGCTGGCGCTAGGATTTTCCAAATACTTTACCAGCTTCTGGACTATACTTGACTTTATTATAGTGTTT GTATCTGTGTTCTCGCTGCTCATTGAGGAGAATGAGAATCTCAAGGTATTGCGCTCATTGCGCACACTACGCGCCCTGCGTCCGCTCAGAGCCATCTCCAG GTGGCAAGGAATGCGGATTGTAGTAAATGCTCTCATGTATGCAATACCATCAATTTTCAATGTACTTTtggtttgtttagttttttggtTAATTTTCTCAATAATGGGTGTGCAATTCTTTGGTggtaaatttttcaaatgcgTCAATGAATTGGGCGAATTGCTGCCAACTACT GAGGTGAATGACAAGTGGGACTGCATAGCTCAGAACTATACGTGGATCAACTCGAAGATTACGTTTGATCATGTCGGCATGGGCTatctggcgctgctgcaggtGGCCACCTTTGAGGGCTGGATGGAGGTCATGGCAGATGCAGTCGATGCACGCGGTGTGGATCTGCAGCCGCAACGGGAGGCCAATTTATAtgcgtatatttattttgttatatttattgtgtgcGGCTCGTTCTTTACACTCAATCTGTTCATTGGAGTTATTATTGATAATTTCAATATGCTCAAGAAGAAG TATGAAGGAGGAGTGTTGGAAATGTTTCTCACCGAATCTCAAAAACACTATTACACCGCTATGAAAAAATTGGGACGAAAGAAACCACAGAAAGTTATTAAGCGAcctataaatcattttttagcTATGTTTTATGATTTATCCAATTCGAGAAG ATTTGAAATTGCGATATTTGTACTGATTTTTCTGAATATGCTAACCATGGGCATTGAGCACTACGATCAACCGCATGCCGTGTTCTTTATACTGGAAGTAAGCAATGCCTTCTTTACCACTGTCTTTGGTCTGG AGGCCATAGTTAAGATTGTGGGACTGCGTTATCATTACTTCACAGTACCCTGGAATGTATTTGACTTTCTGCTGGTGCTGGCCTCCATCTTTGGCATACTCATGGAGGACATTATGATAGACCTGCCCATAAGTCCCACGCTGCTGCGTGTGGTGCGTGTGTTTCGCATTGGACGCATTCTGCGGCTCATTAAGGCCGCCAAGGGCATACGCAAGCTGCTGTTCGCATTGGTTGTATCGCTGCCGGCGCTGTTCAATATTGGCGCGCTCTTGGGACTGATTACCTTTATCTATGCCATACTGGGCATGTCGCTGTTCGGGCATGTGAAGCTGCAGGGCGCCTTGGATGACATGGTGAACTTCCAAACGTTTGGGCGCagcatgcagctgctgtttcGCCTGATGACGTCGGCGGGCTGGAATGATGTGCTGGAATCGCTAATGATACAGCCGCCGGACTGCGATCCGTTCTTCAATAGACAAACGAATGGCGACTGTGGGCATCCCTTGCTGGCCATTACATACTTTACGAGCTTCATTATTATCAGCTATATGATTGTGATTAATATGTACATTGCTATTATACTGGAGAATTTCAATCAGGCACATCAGGAGGAGGAAATAGGCATCGTTGAAGACGATCTGGAAATGTTTTACATACGTTGGTCCAA ATATGATCCACATGCCACCCAATTTATACACTTCTCGCAACTGTCCGATTTTATTGCCTCACTCGATCCACCATTGGGCATCTCGAAGCCCAATAATGTCGCTTTAGTGTCATTTAATCTGCCTATATCAAAGGGTAATAAAATACACTGTCTCGACATTTTGCACGCGCTAGTTAAGCACGTGCTAGGTCATGTCGAGGAGACCGATAACTTCAAGCAGTTGCAGGAACAAATGGATGTCAAGTTCAAGAAACAGTTTCCAACGCGTAAAGAATTGGAAATTGTTTCGTCGACGCGGATCTGGAAGCGCCAGGAAAAGGCTGCTAAGACCATTCAAACCGCTTGGAAGGAGTATTTGCG GCACAAGCGTGAAAAAGAACGCTCCAATTCAGGCGACAGTGCTACACAAACCTCCAGTCCCGGCGGCTGGCAATCGAAGCTCTCGGCGCTCAATTTCTTTCATCTGCAG GTCAGCCGCCGTGGCACTGCCTGCTCCAGTCGCGCCTCCTCGCGCAAGTCTTCACGTGCCTCTGATGCCTCTGATTTGAGCGAATTGGCCGGTCCTTGGCTCAATTTGCCGCTCATGTTAGTCTCTGGCGCCGATGATGTCGTCAAGgatataaaacaacaaagcgaTGAAATGGGCAAACG CGGTAGCATATTTGTGGAAGCGCCTAGAGCAAATCGTCGCCGAagcttttataatttctttttgcgTCATCAGGATGCTGTCGATGACAGCTTAACCTCACCTTCAGTACATAGAAAAA CTGACGCATCTGCACCGGAGGTGATAGTGACGAAGCCGTCGCCGGATCAGCAATCGATGCCGCACTCGCATGCGCATGCGCTGGGCTTGCGTCCGGACAATGCCACGTTGGTGCATGTGCTGGTGCATCGCGAGAGCGAGGAGTACAAGGAGGAGGATGAGACAAGCCTTTCATCGCCGGGACAGAGCTCCATGAACGGCCAGGCGTCGTCGGACAAGCCAAAGCCGCCACAAATACGCATAAGCACGGGCTCCGCGGAGAGCGCCATGGACAGCTGCCTGATACCCACAGTGCACATAATGGTTGACAGTCCAAAGGAGCCGCCGCGTGGCGACTTTAGCGCTGACAACGAGTTTGGCTATGCAGCAACACAGCCTGTAGCCATCGATGTGGACGCGCCCATTGATGTGAATGTGCAGGGTGATACTTCCCAAGTGTTTTACGAATACAATCCCGAGCCGGAGCTGGATGTAGTTGCGCTGGAGCAGGGCACAGATAATGCCAATGGCTCAGCTGCTAACAACATGCACAGATGA